From one Marinobacter sp. LV10MA510-1 genomic stretch:
- a CDS encoding flagellin domain-containing protein has protein sequence MALGINTNVASLSAQNQLSRSQNMNDQALERLSSGLRINSAKDDAAGLAISTRFDTQIRGLTVAQRNANDGISMAQTAEGGLDETVNNLQRIRELAVQAANGSITSDDRELLQDEVGARISEITRISEETTFNNQKVLDGTLGSSVSFQVGYKKDQTIDVNFASNMSSSGLGASGAKVSAIDISTATGAIAALGVLDGALGEVNEFRSELGAVQNRFESTINNLSTNILNASAANGRILDADFAAESAKLAKSNVLQQAGISVLAQANARPNQVLSLLQ, from the coding sequence ATGGCCCTCGGAATTAATACTAACGTAGCCTCCCTCAGTGCTCAAAACCAGTTGTCTCGTTCCCAGAATATGAACGATCAAGCGTTGGAGCGTCTGTCCTCAGGCTTACGGATCAACTCAGCCAAGGACGATGCCGCTGGTCTGGCTATCTCTACACGATTCGATACGCAAATTCGCGGGTTGACCGTTGCTCAGCGTAACGCCAATGACGGCATCTCGATGGCACAGACCGCTGAGGGTGGCTTGGACGAAACTGTTAACAACTTGCAGCGTATCCGTGAATTGGCTGTTCAGGCTGCAAATGGTTCTATTACCTCGGATGATAGAGAGCTACTTCAAGATGAAGTAGGTGCGCGAATTTCTGAAATCACACGAATCAGTGAAGAGACCACTTTCAACAACCAGAAGGTTCTTGATGGCACTCTTGGAAGCTCTGTTTCATTCCAGGTTGGTTATAAGAAGGACCAGACGATTGATGTGAACTTCGCATCAAATATGTCGTCTTCCGGGCTTGGTGCTTCAGGTGCTAAAGTCAGCGCTATAGACATTTCAACCGCCACTGGAGCTATCGCAGCGCTTGGCGTTCTAGATGGCGCCCTCGGAGAAGTCAATGAGTTTCGCTCTGAATTGGGTGCGGTACAGAATCGCTTTGAGAGCACAATTAACAATTTGTCGACAAATATTTTAAACGCAAGTGCTGCAAACGGTCGGATTCTCGACGCAGACTTCGCTGCTGAATCTGCTAAGCTGGCTAAGTCTAATGTGTTGCAGCAGGCAGGTATCTCAGTACTGGCGCAGGCCAATGCTCGCCCCAACCAAGTTCTGTCTCTCCTGCAGTAA